In Microbacterium laevaniformans, a single window of DNA contains:
- the zwf gene encoding glucose-6-phosphate dehydrogenase, giving the protein MIAEISRDHNPLRDPDDRRLNRIAGPSALVIFGVTGDLSRKKLMPAVYDLANRGLLPPGFALVGFARRDWEDQDFANVVHDAVRQYARTPFREETWKQLLQGIRFVSGEFGDDDAFRRLRETVEKLDVERGTMGNHAFYLSIPPRDFPIVAKQLKASGLVDDKSNNPDAWRRVVIEKPFGSDLQTARELNATLEVAFPADSIFRIDHYLGKETVQNILALRFANELYEPLWNANYVDHVQITMAEDIGVGGRAGYYDGIGAARDVIQNHLLQLLALTAMEEPISMDAKDLRAEKEKVLAAVRLPDDLSTATARGQYGGGWQGGEKVTGFLEEDGMNPDSTTETYAAVKLEIATRRWAGVPFYLRTGKRLGRRVTEIAVVFKRAPQLLFQRNQTLELGQNALVIRVQPDEGVTIRFGSKVPGAGNEVRDVTMDFGYGHAFTESSPEAYERLILDVLLGDPPLFPRHEEVELSWKILDPVEEFWSSEGGPLEQYSPGSWGPPSADELLARDGRVWRRP; this is encoded by the coding sequence ATGATTGCCGAGATTTCGCGCGACCACAATCCGTTGCGCGATCCCGATGACCGCCGCCTCAACCGCATCGCCGGTCCCAGCGCACTGGTGATCTTCGGCGTGACAGGCGATCTGTCGCGCAAGAAGCTGATGCCGGCCGTGTACGACCTCGCCAACCGTGGACTTCTGCCTCCCGGTTTCGCCCTCGTGGGCTTCGCGCGTCGCGACTGGGAGGATCAGGACTTCGCGAACGTCGTCCACGATGCCGTCCGTCAGTACGCGCGCACGCCGTTCCGCGAGGAGACGTGGAAGCAGCTGCTGCAGGGCATCCGCTTCGTGTCGGGCGAGTTCGGCGACGACGACGCGTTCCGCCGTCTGCGCGAGACGGTGGAGAAGCTCGACGTCGAACGGGGAACGATGGGAAACCACGCGTTCTACCTGTCGATCCCGCCGCGCGATTTCCCGATCGTGGCCAAGCAGCTGAAGGCGTCCGGACTGGTCGACGACAAGTCGAACAACCCGGATGCGTGGCGTCGGGTGGTCATCGAGAAGCCGTTCGGCAGCGACCTGCAGACGGCTCGCGAACTCAACGCCACACTCGAGGTCGCCTTCCCGGCCGACTCGATCTTCCGCATCGACCACTACCTCGGCAAGGAGACGGTGCAGAACATCCTCGCACTGCGCTTCGCGAACGAGCTGTACGAGCCGCTGTGGAACGCCAATTACGTCGATCACGTGCAGATCACGATGGCCGAGGACATCGGTGTCGGCGGACGCGCGGGCTACTACGACGGAATCGGCGCGGCACGCGACGTGATCCAGAACCACCTTCTCCAGCTGCTCGCACTGACCGCGATGGAGGAGCCCATCTCGATGGACGCGAAGGATCTGCGCGCGGAGAAGGAGAAGGTGCTCGCGGCGGTGCGCCTGCCCGATGATCTGTCCACGGCCACGGCACGAGGTCAGTACGGTGGCGGCTGGCAGGGTGGCGAGAAGGTCACCGGCTTCCTCGAAGAGGACGGGATGAACCCGGACTCGACGACCGAGACGTACGCGGCCGTGAAGCTCGAGATCGCGACCCGCCGCTGGGCGGGGGTGCCCTTCTACTTGCGCACGGGCAAGCGCTTGGGGCGGCGGGTGACGGAGATCGCCGTCGTCTTCAAGCGTGCGCCGCAGCTGCTGTTCCAGCGCAATCAGACGCTCGAGCTCGGACAGAACGCGCTCGTGATCCGCGTGCAGCCGGACGAAGGAGTGACGATCCGGTTCGGCTCGAAGGTGCCCGGTGCGGGCAACGAGGTGCGCGACGTCACGATGGACTTCGGCTACGGCCACGCATTCACCGAGTCCAGCCCCGAGGCGTACGAACGCCTCATCCTCGACGTGCTGCTGGGCGACCCGCCGCTGTTCCCCCGTCACGAGGAGGTCGAGCTCTCGTGGAAGATCCTCGACCCCGTCGAGGAGTTCTGGAGCTCCGAGGGCGGACCGCTCGAACAATACTCTCCCGGCTCGTGGGGCCCTCCCTCAGCCGATGAACTCCTGGCCCGCGACGGCCGCGTCTGGAGGCGTCCATGA
- a CDS encoding glucose-6-phosphate isomerase translates to MSFEIHVSGHVKQVVDQTVPGLVDSLIASGITAGDPDLWGPEAASEAAVRLGWVNAVSMSRPLVAEILALRENLVARGLTRVVLAGMGGSSLAPEVIARTAGVPLVILDSTDPAQVLSAIDGDAESGSLAQTVLVVASKSGSTIETDSAQRAFAAAWSDLGIDPAERIVVVTDPGSPLEQSAHDAGYRVFTADPNVGGRYSALTAFGLVPSGLAGADIAELLDEAEATLLEVAIDDPRNPALTLAAAIAGGDPRRDKLGLISDGTHIAGLPDWIEQLVAESTGKNGTGILPVVLLPLSPEVDQTPADLQLVRLVDDAVHFRLIEQHPDEVLVSGSLGAQFVVWEYATAIAGRMLGINPFDQPDVESAKAAARALLEARPDVGAPAFTVNGVEVRVSDPVLAASGTLAGVLDALWARLGPDGYVAVQAYADRTSVPQLSGIRELIAADTGRPTTFGWGPRYLHSTGQFHKGGPASGVFLQIIGAGEVDLEIPGRPFTFGQLITAQAAGDADVLVAHGRPVVTLTLTDPQVEVLSLFEAAQ, encoded by the coding sequence TCACCGCCGGCGACCCCGACCTGTGGGGACCCGAGGCGGCATCCGAGGCGGCTGTCCGCCTCGGATGGGTGAACGCGGTCAGCATGTCACGCCCCCTCGTCGCCGAGATCCTCGCGCTGCGCGAGAATCTCGTCGCGCGCGGTCTCACCCGCGTCGTGCTCGCGGGGATGGGGGGCTCTTCGCTCGCGCCCGAGGTCATCGCGCGCACGGCGGGCGTGCCGCTCGTGATCCTCGACTCGACCGACCCGGCACAGGTCCTGTCCGCGATCGACGGGGATGCCGAGTCCGGCAGCCTCGCGCAGACGGTGCTCGTCGTCGCATCGAAGTCGGGGTCGACCATCGAGACCGACTCCGCGCAGCGCGCCTTCGCGGCTGCCTGGTCCGATCTCGGCATCGATCCCGCCGAGCGCATCGTCGTGGTCACCGACCCGGGATCCCCGCTCGAGCAGTCCGCCCACGACGCCGGGTACCGCGTGTTCACCGCCGACCCGAACGTGGGAGGACGCTATTCGGCGCTCACCGCTTTCGGGCTGGTGCCCTCGGGGCTGGCGGGCGCGGACATCGCGGAGCTGCTGGACGAGGCGGAAGCCACGCTTCTGGAGGTCGCCATCGACGACCCCCGCAACCCCGCGCTCACACTCGCCGCGGCCATCGCCGGCGGGGACCCGCGCCGCGACAAGCTGGGCCTGATCAGTGACGGCACGCACATCGCCGGCCTGCCCGACTGGATCGAGCAGCTCGTCGCGGAATCCACCGGCAAGAACGGCACCGGCATCCTTCCCGTGGTGCTGCTGCCGCTCTCCCCGGAGGTCGACCAGACCCCGGCAGACCTGCAGCTCGTGCGTCTCGTGGATGATGCCGTGCATTTCCGGCTGATCGAGCAGCACCCCGACGAGGTGCTCGTGAGCGGATCGCTGGGCGCCCAGTTCGTCGTCTGGGAGTATGCGACGGCCATCGCGGGACGCATGCTGGGCATCAACCCGTTCGACCAGCCGGACGTCGAGTCCGCCAAGGCCGCGGCTCGCGCGCTGCTCGAAGCGCGTCCCGACGTCGGCGCACCCGCCTTCACGGTGAACGGCGTCGAGGTCCGCGTATCCGATCCCGTGCTCGCGGCGTCCGGCACACTCGCCGGGGTGCTGGACGCCCTGTGGGCTCGTCTCGGTCCCGACGGCTACGTCGCCGTGCAGGCCTACGCCGATCGCACCTCGGTGCCTCAGCTTTCCGGCATCCGCGAACTCATCGCCGCCGACACGGGCCGTCCGACGACGTTCGGCTGGGGTCCCCGCTACCTGCACTCGACGGGGCAGTTCCACAAGGGCGGACCGGCCAGCGGCGTGTTCTTGCAGATCATCGGAGCCGGAGAGGTCGATCTGGAAATACCCGGTCGCCCGTTCACGTTCGGTCAGTTGATCACCGCTCAGGCGGCCGGCGACGCGGATGTGCTCGTCGCGCACGGACGACCCGTGGTCACCCTCACCCTGACCGACCCTCAGGTCGAGGTGCTTTCCCTGTTCGAGGCCGCGCAGTAG
- a CDS encoding glucose-6-phosphate dehydrogenase assembly protein OpcA, with protein MIVDLPDTTVSKIARSLVSVREEGGAVALGRVLTLVIVTTHGLHEEAIEAANDASREHPMRVIVLIANPDGDAKLDAQIRVGGDAGASEVVVLRAQGDVASNQEGLVTGLLLPDAPVIAWWPDFPPVEPAASDIGRMAQRRITDASTKPYAKDRLSRLGPSYEPGDTDLAWTRLTHWREQLAAVLDQPPYEPVTSVEVVGAGSSPSTGLLAAWLRLKLDVPVTWRYSPPEEWEHGIQKVRLTRASGDIVLERTNDIDATLTQPGQPSHDIVLPRRTLRECLAEELRRLDPDLLYGRVITEGWELLGPATTSES; from the coding sequence ATGATCGTCGACCTGCCCGACACCACGGTGTCGAAGATCGCGCGTTCGCTCGTGAGCGTGCGCGAGGAGGGTGGCGCCGTCGCCCTCGGTCGGGTGCTGACCCTGGTGATCGTCACGACCCACGGCCTGCACGAAGAGGCGATCGAGGCCGCCAACGACGCCTCGCGCGAGCACCCGATGCGCGTCATCGTGCTGATCGCGAACCCCGACGGCGACGCCAAGCTCGACGCCCAGATCCGCGTCGGTGGCGACGCCGGCGCCAGCGAAGTCGTGGTGCTGCGCGCGCAGGGCGATGTCGCGAGCAACCAGGAGGGCCTCGTGACGGGGCTCCTGCTGCCGGATGCGCCCGTCATCGCGTGGTGGCCGGACTTCCCGCCCGTCGAGCCCGCGGCATCCGACATCGGACGCATGGCCCAGCGCCGCATCACCGACGCGTCGACGAAGCCCTACGCCAAGGATCGCCTCTCGCGTCTCGGGCCGTCGTACGAGCCCGGCGACACCGACCTCGCGTGGACACGCCTGACGCACTGGCGCGAGCAGTTGGCGGCGGTGCTCGACCAGCCGCCCTACGAGCCGGTGACGAGCGTCGAGGTGGTCGGAGCCGGCAGCTCGCCCTCGACCGGTCTGCTCGCCGCATGGCTGCGACTCAAGCTCGACGTGCCGGTCACCTGGCGCTACTCGCCCCCGGAGGAATGGGAGCACGGCATCCAGAAGGTGCGGCTGACGCGTGCGAGCGGCGACATCGTGCTCGAGCGGACGAACGACATCGACGCCACGCTCACGCAGCCCGGACAGCCGTCGCACGACATCGTCCTCCCCCGCCGGACACTGCGCGAATGCCTCGCGGAGGAGCTGCGCAGGCTCGATCCGGACCTCCTGTATGGTCGAGTGATCACGGAGGGCTGGGAGCTTCTCGGCCCGGCGACCACGAGCGAGTCCTAG